One window of Candidatus Nitrospira kreftii genomic DNA carries:
- a CDS encoding UvrABC system protein A has protein sequence MGNSIVIKGAREHNLKNIDVEIPRDKLVVITGLSGSGKSSLAFDTIYAEGQRRYVESLSAYARQFLEQMGKPDVDSIEGLSPAISIEQKSTSHNPRSTVGTVTEIYDYLRLLFARVGHPYCFQCGEEIAAQTVQQMVDAIASLPEGVKFQVLAPIVRGRKGEYRKELLEMRKAGYVRARVDGKIVDLGEEISLDKQKKHTIEIIVDRLVMKSGDALMRRLADSVETSVKLTGGLVGVLTEDGKTRLYSDRLACIRCGVSYPEVTPRVFSFNSPHGACPACDGIGYVMPPSCPEEDFSLLEPCTVCHGARLRPESLSIKLAKQSIAEVTSLSVRAAADFFLSLKFSDRELVIAHRILKEIRERLGFLVNVGLDYLTLDRAAATLSGGEGQRIRLATQIGSGLVGVLYILDEPSIGLHQRDNRRLLQTLLRLRDLGNTVVVVEHDAETMVAADHILDMGPGAGSQGGHVIAQGTPQQIMGDPDSLTGQYLRGIQTVSVPQRQRKARGTLFVVGAQKHNLKNVTARIPLGLLTCVTGVSGSGKSTLVLEVLFHSLSQLLYHKKPKIDGCKELRGVDALDKVIDIDQSPIGRTPRSNPATYTGLFGYIRDLYSNLPESRVRGYKPGRYSFNVKGGRCEACQGDGLIKIEMHFLPDVYVTCEVCKGQRYNRETLEILHKGKSIADVLNMTVDDALEFFEHIPLIKTKLQTLHDVGLHYVKLGQSATTLSGGEAQRVKLSRELSKRATGRTMYILDEPTTGLHFADVQRLLDVLDRLVEAGNTVLVIEHNLDVIKNADWIIDLGPEGGDRGGEIVAEGPPKEIAKSKRSYTGQVLKEAGVG, from the coding sequence ATGGGAAATTCCATCGTCATCAAAGGTGCGCGGGAGCACAATCTCAAGAACATCGACGTGGAGATCCCACGCGACAAGCTGGTCGTGATCACCGGTTTGAGCGGGTCCGGCAAGTCGTCGTTGGCCTTCGATACCATCTATGCGGAAGGGCAGCGGAGGTATGTCGAATCGTTATCGGCGTATGCGCGACAGTTTCTCGAACAGATGGGGAAGCCGGATGTCGATTCGATTGAAGGTCTGTCCCCCGCCATCTCCATTGAGCAGAAGAGCACCAGCCACAATCCTCGTTCCACCGTCGGCACCGTTACGGAGATCTATGACTATCTCCGGCTCCTTTTCGCCCGGGTCGGGCATCCGTACTGTTTTCAATGTGGGGAAGAGATTGCCGCGCAAACCGTCCAGCAGATGGTCGATGCGATTGCCTCACTGCCGGAAGGCGTGAAGTTTCAGGTTTTGGCGCCGATCGTGCGTGGGCGAAAGGGCGAATACCGCAAAGAGCTCTTGGAGATGCGCAAGGCGGGCTATGTCCGCGCCCGCGTCGACGGAAAAATTGTTGATCTCGGCGAGGAGATCTCGCTGGATAAACAGAAAAAACATACGATTGAGATCATCGTCGATCGGCTGGTCATGAAATCCGGTGATGCCCTCATGCGGCGACTGGCCGATTCAGTTGAAACGTCGGTCAAGCTCACTGGGGGGCTAGTCGGGGTGCTGACCGAAGACGGGAAGACCAGGTTGTACAGCGACAGACTCGCTTGCATCAGGTGCGGTGTCAGTTACCCCGAAGTCACACCGCGAGTGTTTTCGTTCAATAGCCCCCACGGTGCCTGTCCGGCTTGCGATGGGATCGGCTATGTCATGCCTCCAAGTTGTCCGGAGGAGGACTTCTCCCTATTGGAACCCTGCACTGTCTGTCATGGAGCGAGGCTGAGGCCGGAGAGTCTCTCCATCAAGCTGGCGAAACAGTCGATTGCCGAGGTAACTAGCCTTTCGGTTAGGGCGGCGGCTGACTTTTTTCTCTCGCTCAAGTTCAGCGACCGTGAACTCGTGATCGCGCATCGGATTCTCAAAGAAATTCGTGAGCGGCTCGGTTTTCTCGTCAATGTCGGACTGGACTACCTGACGCTCGATCGGGCAGCGGCAACGCTGTCTGGCGGCGAGGGGCAACGGATTCGTTTGGCGACGCAAATCGGGTCAGGGCTGGTCGGAGTGTTGTACATTCTGGACGAACCTTCTATTGGACTCCATCAGCGGGATAACCGGAGATTGCTCCAGACATTATTGCGATTGCGTGATCTCGGCAACACGGTGGTGGTCGTCGAGCATGATGCGGAGACGATGGTTGCCGCTGACCACATTCTCGACATGGGGCCTGGTGCCGGTTCACAGGGCGGGCATGTCATCGCACAGGGGACGCCTCAGCAGATCATGGGTGATCCCGATTCGCTGACCGGCCAATACCTGCGTGGCATTCAGACCGTGTCGGTGCCGCAGCGACAGCGGAAGGCGAGGGGAACACTGTTTGTGGTCGGGGCCCAGAAGCACAATCTGAAGAATGTCACGGCGCGTATTCCGCTGGGTCTGTTGACCTGTGTCACGGGGGTCTCTGGATCGGGGAAGAGCACGTTGGTATTGGAGGTGCTCTTTCATTCGCTCTCGCAGCTGCTCTACCACAAAAAGCCGAAAATCGATGGGTGCAAAGAGCTCAGAGGAGTCGATGCCCTCGACAAGGTGATCGACATCGATCAATCCCCGATTGGGCGGACACCACGCTCCAATCCCGCGACCTATACGGGCCTGTTCGGCTACATCCGCGATCTCTATTCCAATCTTCCAGAATCGCGTGTTCGTGGCTATAAGCCGGGACGGTACAGTTTCAATGTCAAAGGTGGGCGCTGCGAAGCCTGTCAAGGCGACGGGCTCATCAAGATCGAGATGCATTTTCTCCCGGATGTCTATGTCACGTGCGAGGTGTGCAAAGGGCAGCGCTACAACCGTGAAACGCTGGAGATTCTCCACAAGGGCAAGAGCATCGCCGATGTGCTGAACATGACGGTGGACGATGCGTTGGAATTCTTTGAGCACATTCCGTTGATCAAGACGAAGCTCCAGACGCTGCACGATGTCGGCCTGCACTATGTGAAGCTCGGCCAATCCGCGACGACGCTCTCCGGCGGCGAAGCACAGCGGGTGAAACTGTCACGCGAGCTTTCCAAACGTGCGACAGGGCGCACGATGTACATCCTCGACGAGCCGACGACGGGCCTCCATTTCGCCGACGTGCAAAGGTTATTAGATGTGCTTGATCGACTCGTTGAGGCCGGAAATACAGTATTGGTGATTGAACACAATTTGGACGTGATCAAGAACGCCGACTGGATCATTGACTTGGGCCCTGAGGGTGGAGACCGTGGTGGAGAAATCGTTGCGGAGGGACCACCGAAAGAGATTGCCAAGTCGAAGCGGTCGTATACGGGGCAGGTGCTAAAGGAAGCAGGGGTGGGGTGA